In Solidesulfovibrio sp., one DNA window encodes the following:
- a CDS encoding methyl-accepting chemotaxis protein produces the protein MKRHMLVAIVVLNALLLTGSALTAGIASLGLLAAAFVCVTGFLAWTSRRLDAAFACMEQVLASVATTTFDCSFEDDPVLRTEDLARAVAPHEAAIKERLSKDEAMLGNIITPMAIVGERGEIKWLNEHMVRLTENEGAPPLHVGANFARFFYGDARETVADTAIRQRARQSAKTEFDTRKGNHKYISIFSTPILDFDDKLIGAFVSVADFTGVVLKERTITDQNHRIAQGVAEATAVSENLAEAADHMTAQIAQSTEGMEEQRARTAEVATAIEEMNATILEVAKNAGDAAATAGQANTIATKGADLVEKVITVMESVNTKAAGLKSEMQDLGGQAQGIGQIMQVISDIADQTNLLALNAAIEAARAGEAGRGFAVVADEVRKLAEKTMTATKEVSNFIQAIQESTRRNMAATDETSRGIEEADTLAHDAGDALRQILLYVEKTSDQVRGIATAAEQQSATSEEINRSTDQINRIAEDTAGAMSLASSAVSNLAHLASDLKTSMTRMHLE, from the coding sequence ATGAAACGCCACATGCTTGTCGCCATCGTCGTGCTCAACGCCCTGCTGCTGACCGGATCGGCCCTCACGGCCGGCATCGCCTCCCTGGGCCTGCTGGCGGCGGCCTTCGTCTGCGTCACGGGCTTTCTTGCCTGGACCAGCCGCCGCCTGGACGCGGCCTTTGCCTGCATGGAACAGGTCCTCGCCTCCGTGGCCACGACCACCTTCGACTGTTCCTTCGAGGATGATCCGGTGCTGCGCACCGAAGACCTGGCCAGGGCCGTCGCCCCCCACGAAGCCGCCATCAAGGAGCGGCTGAGCAAGGACGAGGCCATGCTCGGCAACATCATCACGCCCATGGCCATCGTGGGCGAGCGGGGCGAAATCAAGTGGCTCAACGAGCACATGGTGCGCCTGACCGAAAACGAGGGCGCGCCGCCGCTGCACGTGGGTGCCAACTTCGCCCGCTTCTTCTACGGCGACGCCCGCGAGACCGTCGCCGACACGGCCATCCGCCAGCGCGCCCGCCAGAGCGCCAAGACCGAATTCGACACCCGCAAGGGCAACCACAAATACATCAGCATCTTTTCCACCCCCATCCTCGACTTCGACGACAAGCTCATCGGCGCCTTCGTGTCCGTGGCCGATTTCACCGGCGTGGTGCTCAAGGAACGCACCATCACCGACCAGAACCACCGCATCGCCCAGGGCGTGGCCGAGGCCACGGCCGTGTCCGAAAACCTGGCCGAGGCCGCCGACCACATGACCGCGCAAATCGCCCAGTCCACCGAGGGCATGGAGGAGCAGCGCGCCCGCACGGCCGAGGTGGCCACGGCCATCGAGGAAATGAACGCCACCATCCTCGAAGTGGCCAAAAACGCCGGCGACGCCGCCGCCACCGCCGGACAGGCCAACACCATCGCCACCAAGGGCGCGGACCTGGTGGAGAAAGTCATCACCGTCATGGAATCGGTCAACACCAAGGCGGCCGGGCTCAAATCCGAGATGCAGGACCTGGGCGGCCAGGCCCAGGGCATCGGCCAGATCATGCAGGTCATTTCCGACATCGCCGACCAGACGAACCTGCTGGCCTTAAACGCCGCCATCGAGGCCGCCCGGGCCGGCGAAGCCGGGCGCGGCTTCGCCGTGGTCGCCGACGAAGTGCGCAAGCTCGCCGAAAAGACCATGACCGCCACCAAGGAAGTCAGCAATTTCATCCAGGCCATCCAGGAAAGCACCCGGCGCAACATGGCCGCGACCGACGAGACCTCGCGCGGCATCGAGGAGGCCGACACCCTGGCCCACGATGCCGGCGACGCCCTGCGCCAGATCCTCCTGTACGTGGAGAAGACCTCGGACCAGGTGCGCGGCATCGCCACCGCCGCCGAACAGCAATCGGCCACCTCCGAGGAGATCAACCGCTCCACGGACCAGATCAACCGTATTGCCGAGGACACCGCCGGGGCCATGTCCCTGGCCTCGTCGGCCGTGTCCAACCTGGCCCACCTGGCCTCGGACCTCAAGACCTCCATGACCCGCATGCACCTGGAATAG